The Panthera tigris isolate Pti1 chromosome E3, P.tigris_Pti1_mat1.1, whole genome shotgun sequence genome segment gagaatgccaagcaggctctttgctcgatcttgcaaactgtgagatcatgacctgagccaaaatcaagagtctagggcttaatcaactgagccacccaggcgccccccaattctGCAGATTTATGACAGACATCTCTCATCCCTCAACCGACACCTGTCAGGTACCGTCTCCTCGAGATGCTCTGACGTTCGGATCTGATGAGGTGCCCCTCAAACTCCAAGAATTGGCAATAAAATTATCCTCTGAGAGTTCAGTTAGTGAGACCCATATTGATTACATTTATtactggaagaaataatacaagaggtaatcaaaacaaatgaataaagagtCATAGAATCCTCTGCTTGTTGAGAAAGTTATGTGGGTCTGCTCCCAACGATCTGCACCAGAGTCCAGGGAGAACCCTGTGAAATCCATCAACTCCctgtctggggggtgggggtgggggtgggggggtactgTTTCACCAAAGAACCGAGTtacaaaggggaaggaaaaggaaagtccaAAGAAAGATTCAGTCTCCACCATGGTCCCCAGGAAAAAAGGTTGAGTAGGGCAGAGCCCTGGCCCTGAGATAGGGGCGGGGAGTGTGGATAGAGCACAGACTTAGGCAATCTCTGCCATCTTCCACCCGGCCTTTGGGTTTCACCAGAGGGAGACCTAAGATTCACCTGGTCACTGGAaaagagtacacacacacacacatcagcacGCTAGGCTACACATTGGTCTTTAGTGAGTTTCTTTGGTGTCAGTCAGGATCCACATGGGATGGTCTGCTAACACATTTTCTAGAAGCAGCCCCTCTCCAAGCCCGTGGCTGTAATGGGAGTTGCCGTGTTCATATGTGTGATCAAACCTTGGCTGCGGCTTATTGAAAAGCGCTAGACTCCTGATCCGAACGGAGTGACTGGGTACCTTTCCTCAGGACTGGGGATGTGACtctgagggaaggaaggcagcccTTCTCTCCAGGGGTTGGGCTGCAGCTTGAACACACAGTGGCTGGGACCTGGTCGTAGAGAGAGCTGATGTGCAGCGAGGGGAATGTGCAGGttcccagggagagggagaagtggaagaaggaaggggtgCTCACCCCTGGGCCCTAGAGCCCTAGCACACCCACCGTTGGAGCCAGTGAAGGAGCCCAGGAGCGTTCTCACACATTCCCTCTCTTTGGATCTGAACAGCCAGAGTAagagtagatttctttttttttttttaagatgcaattaaaaaaaattttttaaggtttatttctgagagagacagagtgctagcgggagaggggcagagagagaggaagagaggcacagaatccaaagcaggctccaggctctgagctgtcagcacagagccccacgcggagcTTGAAATCGTGatcttcgagatcatgacctgagctgagccgaagttggacgctcaaccgacagagccacccaggcgcccccagagcagATTTCTGATGCCAGCATCCAACACAGACTAGCCTCAGTATCCTGAGGGAGATGCCTGAGGGGGCCCATGTGCCGCCAGGGAAACCCTACCCTGGAGAGTTCATCGACCCTGCTCCAGGGGACCTAGCTGCAGCGTGACTGGGCCTCTATGCAGGGCAGGAAGGAGCAAGGCCCTCCCCCTCCCGGGGACCTGCTATGTAGGGTGGGGGCTTGACCACGAGAAGCGGGTTTGCTCTAATCCATAGGATAAGGACAAGGGGATGTGAGGGTCAGAGGAGAGAGGAACATCTACTGAGCCTCCAATTGTGGGGGTTCTTGGGACTCCTCATTCTTCCCGCTTTACTCAGCGAGCCCACGGGCACAGATGCCGAGGCAGAGAGCGCAGAAGCTCAGGAGACTCGGGGGTGCCCACGCCTCGGTCCGCAGCCAGGGTGCCGGGCACAAGCAGGAGCTCAGTGTGCACTTGGTGGATAGTGTGTGAgtgaagaggggggagggggaggggggaggtgaaAGACCCAGAGCGACCAGAGACAAACACGGGGAGGGCGTGCCAACCCAGGGACCAAGAGAAGGGCACGGCTCAAGTGCGGCTTTTGGGAAACCAGCCTTAGTGCCTGGTGCTGACCTCTGGGCCTTTCTAAGGTGACACCAAGGACAGAGCCAGCTCATACAAGCCACCGCAGAATTCTACCAAGTTACCATGACAACAGGAGGAGTGAGCAGAGAGAAACTCCCCAAATCAGCACTCCTTATTTCAGACCATTTTGAGGTTTCCTTCGCTTTCTGTATTACAAGGGCGAGAACACCCGAACGTCCTTTGCATGGTGGGATGTCTCGGGAATAATCTGTGTGGCTCACACGGCATAGGGTGAATAAGCTGGGattggttcatttattcattcaacagataaaGCACGCAGAGCTTTTCAAAAATGCCTATCTGCTCCCTGAGACGCTGGCGAAGGAATGGGAGAGGCTGGAAGGCTGCACTGCCTCTGTGGCTGGCAGTCCTCTGCTTTGGCTCCTGGTCTCACGTGGTTCGAAGGGATGAAAGCGGGACCCCCTCACCGTCGAACGGGGAGCTCAGGGCGGCCCGGAGATCAGCTTCTACGGCGAAGGTTGCAGGAAACTCTGACCAGGGTTCACGTGCACGGAATTACCCGTCCTTTCAGAGAACCTGACACTTCCTGAGGGAATCTAGAGATGGCTAATGTGAAAGAGGACAACTTAGTTCTCTGTCAATCGCCACAGAGCCTGAGTGCCACTGCTGGGGCCATCTGCCCACACCCCCTGGTCCTCTCGCCAGCCTGTGCGCGGGGCCCACCAGCCTCACCACCCAGCAAGTGGCACCGCTGAGTGTGCCTGTGACCCAGGGGCCGCCAGCAGCCTCCCAAGACTCAAGGGACAACCTGGGTGGGTGCAGGGAGCCAAACAGAGAGGGTCTATCTCATAGCCAAATGACCACCACATGCAGGCAATCAACGACAGAGTAAAACAgtttttctgggtgtttctggaagagactggCGTTGGATTTGGTAGACTGAGTGAAGATTATCTGCCGTCACCAATGTGGGCGGCATCACTGATGCCATCCACTGATGGCCCCAGGAGAACAGACGGGCAGAGGAAGGacgactccctctccctctgctcgaGCTGGAACGTCCATCCTTTCCTACCCTTGGCCACCAGAGCGCCTGTTTCTCAGGGCTTCGGACTCGGACTGAATCATACCGCCAGCTTGCCTGGGTCTCCAGCTCGTACACAGAGAACGTGGGACTTCTTGGGGCTCCACAGTGGCGTGAGCCACCCCTCCAACAAACCCCCTCAGGCGTACCTCTATATATCCTATTGGTCCTGCTTCTTGGGAGAACGCTGACGCAGCAGTAAAAGGCCTGGTTCTGCAACCTTCTTTCCAGACTCTGTCCTCCTGGAAGTAAGCCATTGTTGAGTCCCagcaagtgtttttttttgtttttgtttttggccagATCCCCTGTGGGAGGGAGTTTGCACCTCAGCTGTGCGTCCCAGCCTTCAAAGGCAGCAGAGACCCTGGCCGTCAGCCTACCTCTGGCCACCACCCAGGTCCTTCCTCAAGGAAGGACCGCAACCCAAGCTCGGCcggcgggggggcgggaggggttgTCTGATGACAGCCTCTGCCTTTCAATGGCCAGCCTGCCCAGTAACCACTCTCACTGCTTTGTGTTTCCACCCAGCTGCATGAGAAGGACCCATTCGTCTGCCTTGCTGGCAGACACGATGCCACCACATTCCAGTCTCCGTGACAAGAAGCACCTTTAAAGCAAGTGGAGTACCCTCTGCCAGGTGGCTTCTCAGCCAGTGTGGTTCTGGGGCCTCCTTACCACTCTCCTGCACCCTCAAAGACGGGTACAGTCTCTTTCCACGGAACAAAGGCTCCGGGACAAGGGACGTGTGATGTGGCACCTGGGGCAGAGAACTGAAGCTCCATGCTCTAACGGCGGCCAGCACTGTCCAGGAGCAAACCGGGACTTGCAGGGCAAGGCAGCCCCCTTTGGGACCTGGCCGGTCTGAGCACACCCCCTCCCACCAGGGAAGCAGGCAGCCTCCCAGTGCCTGTGCCTCAGGAAGTATCAGGTAGGAGGCGGGAGGCGGCCTCTAAACCCCTCACCGgaggaggacaggaaggaagcACCCCCCACTCCAAATGACCGGATCACCCATGATTCTTTTCAAGCATCACCCTCTTCCTCCTAAAAAtttttgcaggggcgcctgggtggctccagcggttaagcgtctgacttcagctcaggtcatgatctcacggtttgtgagtttgagcccgtgttgggctctatgctgacagctcagagtctggagcctgcttcagattctgtgtctctctgtctctctctctctctctctctctgttcctcccccacttgtactgtctcgctgtctctcaaaaataaacgaagaATAAAAAAACGTTCACAAAGTCCAACAAATAGATGTTTCATAGTAAAaagagtagtttttaaaatttgtttatttatttattctgagagagagagaaagcgggggaggggaaaagagagagagagagggagagagagaaaatcccaagcaggctccactgtcagcacagggcttgatcccacgaaccgtgaactcccgacctgagccaaaatcaagagtcagaccctcaaccgactgagcccccgaggCGCCCCTGAGGCCAGAATTTTCTGAGCCCTTTGGAACTATGGGAGGTGCTGATGAAGACAATGGCCAGCTGGAGGACCTAGAAAGTAGTCTCTGAATGGCAAAGGACTAAGTCCACTAGGACGTCCCAGCAAAGGACAGACTGGCTCCAGGACAGGTGGGGAGCAACCCAGCCCGTGTCACCAAAGGCTGATAGGGATGGGTGACCCCCAGGCGGGGGATCCCGTATGCAGCCCAACACCCTGGTAAGGGGATCCAGGATaccaggcctggggtgggaggggtcaAAGATGCTTTTCTAGTCTCCCTGGTTTGGCTTCCTGGTTTAGCCGAATAAGATCCCAAAACGGAAGATCCAGGAAGGGAAGACAGGGAGCCTGAAAGGCCCGCTTTCTGCAGCAGGGCTGCCTCGGGACACCCATGGGACACCCGCTTTCTGCAGCAGCAGAATGAAGGCCTCCCAGGCCGGGGCGAGGCAGGGCAGGCACGTGGGGCAGCACCGTGGCTGCAACCCCACTCCCGGGGCAGCTCTGGAATGTCAAAGCCCCTCTGGCGACACCCGCGTGGTGCGGACAGGTCAGCGGGCAGCATCATAGCCTGGTCACTCCTGCCCGAGCACGGGAGATGGGGCCGGGGGGAGGGAAGGTGGACACAGCAGGGCTCCCGGGGGAGAGGCCAGTCTCGGATTCAGATGCCGCTGCACTGTCCAGTTTGATGCTCTGTGGGTGGGAGGCAGGTCCTGGAAAGAGCACCGCAGGAGGCGTCCCAAGAGGGGCTGTGGACAAGATTCCCTTCAGAAGGCCTCCTTTGCTTCAGACACCTGTCCGGAATTGCAGCAGATGCCAAGGTCACAGGGGAAGACCGAGGGGCGCCAGCGTCTGCCTCCCGCGCAGCCCCTGGCAGCGCCCAGGAAGCACGCCGCAGATGCCCGTCAGCGCCGGGCCAGGAGAGCAGGCTGCCGGGCCCCATGCGTCTCCCAGGGGGATGGACGCCAGCAACCCCTTCTGCAACCTTCCAGAGCTCCCCAAGATGAGTGTCCCTCAGCCCACTGACTGTGGTGCCAGCCCGGGGCGCACTCCCTCCCGCCGCCCGGTCACCCGCGTGCCCCGGGCACTGAGAACGTGTCTGCCGGCAAGCAAACCACAGAGGGCCTCAGAAGAGGGGCTTCTCAGCCTCACCTGTGCCCACCAACAAAGCCACCTGCAGGGTGGATGGGGGTCATTACGGAACCAACCATGGCTCCATGCTGTAACCATACGCTGTGAGCTCCTGGGGTATCCCTCCACCAAATCCACCCCTCAGACAGGACAGGAGTCAGCAACGACCCTAGAATGTTCCTGCCCTCAGCCTGAAGTTGGGGACCCAGGAGGCTTGGGGGACAGAGGGCCTGAGCCACCTCCTCAGCCTTCCTCAGAGGAATATGCTGCTCAGGGAACTAGGGTGAGCAGGCCTCAGAGGCTGGCCGCAGCACGGAGATTAGTGGGAcagaaggggaaggcagagagcaaTGGTACCCTCTCCCCATGCCTGCATGGCCCAGCAGGCCCTCAGGCCTCCAGAGAAGGTCATCCAGGGGAGCTCCCAAAGAGCGGGGTTCCCATCTGCTGCAGGCAAGCATGCCCATCCTGATTTGCAGAGAGGCCCTGAGGTCTGGGGTGCAACTACATTGGGCCGGGCCCCCTCCTAGCACCACCCACCAGCTCAAAAAGATGCCTCCCTGGCCTTGCCCTACCCACGGCTTGGCCTACTGGGGTAGTCGAAACCCAAAAGTTCCCAAGAACACATCTAGAAATACACCCAAAGGATGGAGGTGAAACACAacagggcccagcacagtgcccatCAGCCCCCCGGGTGGGGGTTTCGGGGAGGGGGTCAAGGACACGGGTGAACCCTAAAGGTGGGAGCAGCACATCACCTAGAGCTTAGCAGAGAAGGATTCAAAATCTGCCAGTAACTTGATGTCGTTAGGGAGTGTCAGCCACGCCCCGCCGTCCACCACCAGCACAGCGCCGGTCACATGGGATGCCAAAGGGCTGGCCAGGAACAGCGCGCTGTGGGCAACGTCTGTCTTATTGCCCAGCCTCTGCAGGGGGATGGCCAGGACCTTCGTGCTGACACTGGCTTGGGGGCCACCTGGAAGGGCAGCAGGTGGCTTAGCACCATGAGCCCTGGGACCCAGGGCCCTCCACTCCCTTCTGCCCAGCTTTCCCTAAACCACATCTAGGAACAccgagggcagggctgggacaggCAAGGTAAGAAAGAACATGGCTACAGAAGCAGCACGGGGCTTTCTGCCACACACAGGGTCAGGGTTCTGGAAGCTCTAATGGGTATCCCACTTTGTGTCTGGCTCATACATCGAGGCCAGCAGCCGTGTAGCCTCTACCTCCGAGGAACAGCTGCCCACGTCTGGCTGACCGTTAGTCTGTCACAGGCGTGCTCACCAATAACGGCCCAGACTTGGCTTGGGGACGGACTCTTTGCCAGCCCCGGGAGCCATGAGGAATCGGCCCTCATCGTGCGCCTGTCCCAGCCAGGTGGGAGGGGAGCCCACAGAGGTACTGCGGGGCACGAAGCTCCGGAAGGGGCTTACCCAGCCGCCAGAACCCCTCTGTGCCGCTGATGAGGCCGGGGGCGAGGCTGTTGACACGGATGTTCTGGGGACCCCACTCCACAGCCAAGTGCCGTGTCATTGCATCTGCACAGAAGGAAGGTAGGCATGAGGAGGGGTGCAGGGCTGCTCTGCTTTCTGGGGCGGCTTGGGTATGAGTCGGGGCTCAGGGCCAGGGCCGGCCCTCTCCACTGCCCACCACTGTGCTTAGCTTTACCAGGACACTGTGGGCCTCCAGGGACAGGCCGGAGAGGGACCCATCGGGAGCCCAGGCAGGCAGACCAGAGGGTGTGCCCGTACCCACAGCCGCCTTGGCAGAGCCTGCGTGCACTTGAAGCACCTGCCCCCGGCTGCCCAGGGTCGCAGTGATGTTCACGATCACCCCTCCATGGTCCTGGAACACATGGGGGAGCACAGTGAGCAGGTGGCCAGAAGATGCCTTTCCCACGTGGAAAGGACGCTCACCCGGAAGAACTTCTCATAAAGCACACGAGACGTGTTGAAGGTGCCCAAGGTGTCAATGTCCATCACGGTCTTGAAGGCGTTGAAGGACAATGTGCTGGCAGGGCACAGGAAGTTTCCGGCCGCACCTGCGGGGTGCAAGGAGACAGTGGCTGGTGCTGGAGCTCCAGGCAGTTAGGACACACGGACCCTCAGGATGGTCCAggctggatgggggaggggcccaAGCAGTTGGGTAAATTCTTGCATGACAGGGCAGGATGCATCTCCTGAGTTGGATTGTGCTCCTCAGACACATGAAGTGCTAATCCCTGGCACCTGTGAGTGAGAATTTATCTGGAAATAAGCTCTTTTGGAGGCAATCAAGTTAAGATGACATCATCTTAGGGGGGGGCCTACATCCAAGGACCGGTGTCCccctgaggaaaggagaaaagacacagagaaacacgAGGGAGGCCATGCAAAGAGGCAGGCAGAGACTGGAGCGACGCGGCCCCAAGCCAACGAGCACCGAGGGTCGCCAGCAACgccagaagctgagagagaggcCTGGGACTGACTCTCCCCGGGGCCCGTCCGAGGGGCcggccctgccgacaccttggtTTTGGATCTGtgacctccagaagtgtgagagaatatatttccattgttttaagccactcagctCGTGGTACTTCGTTAGCTGCAGGAGATTTATGTACCCCATGTTTCTAAGAGGGAATTTCAGCAAAAAGTGAACCTTGACGTGAACTACAGACAGGCTAATGATACCTATCATTCTGGTTCACCGACTGTAACAAGTGCAGGATGTTAACAAGAGGCccctgtgtgtgtgggggggggggtggtgaaatTCTGTGTACCAGCTGCTTGATTGTTCTGTACATCTTGAAccctactaaaaaaaattaagcctatcttttttttaaagggagaatttTGAGACACGAGAGTGCCCCAGCTCTGTGATCCAGCCAAGTTCATAGGATGTCCAACCTTCTCCGTGATTGCACTGACCCAGAAGGAGCCAGGGGCCCAGGACAGCAGTCCTGAGGCCCCCGCAACAGGGAGGTCTGGTACTGTGACCCATCAGAAGCCCCCGGGCCTCGCCCAGCAGCCACTCACAGTTAATGAGAATGTCAATTTTCCCAAACTCCTTCAGTGCCTGGTCCACAGCAGCTGTGATGGCCGGGGGAGCGCGAACGTCCAGAGACAAAGGCAGGCATTGCTGGCCAGTGGCAGCAGCCAGCTTTCTGGCAGCCTAGAAGCCAGATGGAAAGAGAGGTGGACAGCGGCCCAGTGGCCTTGGCCTGGAGCCAGGATCCTCCTTCCACATTACCCTCCAGGCCACTGGTCACTGGTCATGGGTCGACAATGGCCCCCGCTGACTTCTCGTCCCCGAGACCAGCTGTGGCAGGGGTGAGACTCTCCTCCCAGGTGGACGGGACCTGTGAACCACCCTCAAAATCCATATGAGCTGAGATCTCTCTTGGGGCAACAATACCACCCAACATGAGGGCCTCCTCACAAAAATTAGGTTTTGTAAAAAGCCAGGGGTGTCCCTGTGGGAGGAGGCC includes the following:
- the DECR2 gene encoding peroxisomal 2,4-dienoyl-CoA reductase [(3E)-enoyl-CoA-producing] isoform X3 yields the protein MAQPPPDVSEDECLPEYRHLFCPDLLRDKVAFITGGGSGIGFRIAEIFMRHGCHTVIASRSLPRVSVAARKLAAATGQQCLPLSLDVRAPPAITAAVDQALKEFGKIDILINCAAGNFLCPASTLSFNAFKTVMDIDTLGTFNTSRVLYEKFFRDHGGVIVNITATLGSRGQVLQVHAGSAKAAVDAMTRHLAVEWGPQNIRVNSLAPGLISGTEGFWRLGGQSLERRLQNQAFYCCVSVLPRSRTNRIYRAISRFPQEVSGSLKGRVIPCT
- the DECR2 gene encoding peroxisomal 2,4-dienoyl-CoA reductase [(3E)-enoyl-CoA-producing] isoform X1; its protein translation is MAQPPPDVSEDECLPEYRHLFCPDLLRDKVAFITGGGSGIGFRIAEIFMRHGCHTVIASRSLPRVSVAARKLAAATGQQCLPLSLDVRAPPAITAAVDQALKEFGKIDILINCAAGNFLCPASTLSFNAFKTVMDIDTLGTFNTSRVLYEKFFRDHGGVIVNITATLGSRGQVLQVHAGSAKAAVDAMTRHLAVEWGPQNIRVNSLAPGLISGTEGFWRLGGQSLERRLQNQAFYCCVSVLPRSRTNRIYRGTPEGVCWRGGSRHCGAPRSPTFSVYELETQASWRYDSVRVRSPEKQALWWPRVGKDGRSSSSRGRGSRPSSARLFSWGHQWMASVMPPTLVTADNLHSVYQIQRQSLPETPRKTVLLCR
- the DECR2 gene encoding peroxisomal 2,4-dienoyl-CoA reductase [(3E)-enoyl-CoA-producing] isoform X4 → MAQPPPDVSEDECLPEYRHLFCPDLLRDKVAFITGGGSGIGFRIAEIFMRHGCHTVIASRSLPRVSVAARKLAAATGQQCLPLSLDVRAPPAITAAVDQALKEFGKIDILINCAAGNFLCPASTLSFNAFKTVMDIDTLGTFNTSRVLYEKFFREDRVWKEGCRTRPFTAASAFSQEAGPIGYIEVRLRGFVGGVAHATVEPQEVPRSLCTSWRPRQAGGMIQSESEALRNRRSGGQG
- the DECR2 gene encoding peroxisomal 2,4-dienoyl-CoA reductase [(3E)-enoyl-CoA-producing] isoform X2, which encodes MAQPPPDVSEDECLPEYRHLFCPDLLRDKVAFITGGGSGIGFRIAEIFMRHGCHTVIASRSLPRVSVAARKLAAATGQQCLPLSLDVRAPPAITAAVDQALKEFGKIDILINCAAGNFLCPASTLSFNAFKTVMDIDTLGTFNTSRVLYEKFFRDHGGVIVNITATLGSRGQVLQVHAGSAKAAVDAMTRHLAVEWGPQNIRVNSLAPGLISGTEGFWRLGGPQASVSTKVLAIPLQRLGNKTDVAHSALFLASPLASHVTGAVLVVDGGAWLTLPNDIKLLADFESFSAKL